Below is a genomic region from Sphingomonas phyllosphaerae.
TGATGCTGGCCTATGGCGCCGAGTTCGACCTGACCCCGCGCGAGAAGGGCATGAAGGGCGCGATCGAGCGCGCGCTCGAGCTGGTCGAGCAGACCCCCGGCGCGTGGATGCCGCAGCAGTTCGAGAACCCGGCGAACATCGACGTGCATGTCCGGACGACCGCGCAGGAAATCCTGAACGATTTCCGCGAAACCCCGGTCGACGTCATCATCACCGGCGTGGGCACCGGTGGGCACATCACCGGCGTCGCCGAGGTGCTGAAGAAGGAGTGGCCGAACCTCAAGGTCTTCGCGGTCGAACCGCAGGCGTCGCCGGTGATCTCGGGCGGACAGGCCGGACCGCACCCGATCCAGGGGATCGGCGCGGGCTTCATCCCGTCGAACCTGCATACGCAGGTTCTCGACGGCGTGATCGAAGTCGACGCCGCGGTCGCGAAGGACATGGCGCGACGCTCGGCGCGGGAGGAAGGATTGCTGGTCGGCATCTCGTCAGGTGCGACGCTGGCGGCGATCCTCCAGAAGTTGCCCGATCTGCCCGACAACGTGCGGGTGCTCGGCTTCAATTACGATACCGGCGAGCGATATCTGTCGGTG
It encodes:
- the cysK gene encoding cysteine synthase A — translated: MKAQNVLATIGNTPHIRIQKLFPGSEVWIKSERANPGGSIKDRIALAMIEAAEASGALQPGGTIIEPTSGNTGIGLAMVAAVKGYKLVLVMPESMSIERRRLMLAYGAEFDLTPREKGMKGAIERALELVEQTPGAWMPQQFENPANIDVHVRTTAQEILNDFRETPVDVIITGVGTGGHITGVAEVLKKEWPNLKVFAVEPQASPVISGGQAGPHPIQGIGAGFIPSNLHTQVLDGVIEVDAAVAKDMARRSAREEGLLVGISSGATLAAILQKLPDLPDNVRVLGFNYDTGERYLSVPDFLPEN